A genome region from Solanum pennellii chromosome 12, SPENNV200 includes the following:
- the LOC107005572 gene encoding probable beta-1,3-galactosyltransferase 2 isoform X2 — MYFKNRGATERPSRSVVSKKWSLFLCLGSFCAGMFFTNRMWIVSETKEGITRTTTVEAERLKLISENCITKFQQDVKLVSKDNFGILDKTISNLEIELAEAKAAHESILSGVPISEEIEKGESRRRRKYFMVVGINTAFSSRKRRDSVRATWMPQGEKRRKLEEEKGIIIRFVIGHSATLGGILDKAIEAEDKKHGDFLRLDHIEGYLELSSKTKTYFATAVNLWDAEYYIKVDDDVHVNIATLAETLVRHSKKPRIYIGCMKSGPVLSRKGVRYHEPEYWKFGDKYFRHATGQIYAISKDLATYISANQHVLHKYTNEDVSLGAWFIGLDVQHIDDRRLCCGTPPDCEWKAQAGNVCVASFDWTCSGICRSVDRMKEVHRHCGEGENALWKAAF; from the exons aTGTATTTCAAGAACAGAGGAGCAACAGAAAGGCCATCAAGAAGTGTAGTTTCTAAAAAATGGAGTCTTTTTCTATGTCTTGGAAGTTTTTGTGCTGGAATGTTCTTCACAAACAG AATGTGGATAGTTTCTGAAACAAAAGAAGGAATTACAAGAACAACTACAGTTGAAGCTGAAAGATTGAAATTAATTTCAGAGAATTGCATTACAAAATTT CAGCAAGATGTAAAACTTGTATCCAAAGATAATTTTGGGATATTAGATAAAACCATTTCAAATTTGGAGATAGAGTTGGCTGAAGCAAAGGCAGCTCACGAGTCGATTCTCAGTGGGGTTCCGATATCAGAAGAGATCGAAAAGGGTGAATcacgaagaagaagaaaatattttatggtGGTAGGAATAAACACTGCATTTAGTAGCAGAAAAAGAAGGGATTCAGTTCGCGCTACATGGATGCCACAAG GTGAAAAAAGAAGGAAGCTGGAAGAAGAGAAAGGAATAATCATTCGCTTCGTCATTGGTCATAG TGCCACATTAGGGGGCATATTAGACAAAGCTATTGAAGCTGAGGACAAAAAGCACGGTGATTTCTTGCGTCTg GATCATATTGAGGGTTATCTTGAATTGTCCTCCAAGACGAAGACTTACTTTGCTACAGCTGTTAACTTATGGGATGCTGAGTATTACATCAAggttgatgatgatgttcatgTCAATATAG CTACACTGGCGGAAACATTAGTAAGGCACAGTAAAAAACCACGTATATATATCGGGTGCATGAAATCTGGTCCTGTCCTCTCCAGGAA AGGTGTAAGGTATCATGAACCGGAATATTGGAAATTCGGAGACAAGTATTTTCGTCATGCTACTGGACAAATATATGCCATTTCGAAAGACTTAGCAACTTACATATCAGCAAACCA GCATGTACTTCATAAGTATACAAACGAAGATGTGTCACTGGGGGCTTGGTTTATTGGACTCGATGTGCAGCATATCGATGATCGTAGACTGTGTTGTGGAACCCCACCTG ATTGTGAATGGAAGGCACAGGCAGGCAACGTTTGTGTTGCCTCTTTCGACTGGACCTGCAGTGGAATATGCAGGTCTGTCGATAGGATGAAGGAGGTCCATCGCCATTGTGGCGAAGGAGAGAATGCACTATGGAAAGCTGCATTCTGA
- the LOC107005572 gene encoding probable beta-1,3-galactosyltransferase 2 isoform X1 produces the protein MYFKNRGATERPSRSVVSKKWSLFLCLGSFCAGMFFTNRMWIVSETKEGITRTTTVEAERLKLISENCITKFLQQQDVKLVSKDNFGILDKTISNLEIELAEAKAAHESILSGVPISEEIEKGESRRRRKYFMVVGINTAFSSRKRRDSVRATWMPQGEKRRKLEEEKGIIIRFVIGHSATLGGILDKAIEAEDKKHGDFLRLDHIEGYLELSSKTKTYFATAVNLWDAEYYIKVDDDVHVNIATLAETLVRHSKKPRIYIGCMKSGPVLSRKGVRYHEPEYWKFGDKYFRHATGQIYAISKDLATYISANQHVLHKYTNEDVSLGAWFIGLDVQHIDDRRLCCGTPPDCEWKAQAGNVCVASFDWTCSGICRSVDRMKEVHRHCGEGENALWKAAF, from the exons aTGTATTTCAAGAACAGAGGAGCAACAGAAAGGCCATCAAGAAGTGTAGTTTCTAAAAAATGGAGTCTTTTTCTATGTCTTGGAAGTTTTTGTGCTGGAATGTTCTTCACAAACAG AATGTGGATAGTTTCTGAAACAAAAGAAGGAATTACAAGAACAACTACAGTTGAAGCTGAAAGATTGAAATTAATTTCAGAGAATTGCATTACAAAATTT ttgCAGCAGCAAGATGTAAAACTTGTATCCAAAGATAATTTTGGGATATTAGATAAAACCATTTCAAATTTGGAGATAGAGTTGGCTGAAGCAAAGGCAGCTCACGAGTCGATTCTCAGTGGGGTTCCGATATCAGAAGAGATCGAAAAGGGTGAATcacgaagaagaagaaaatattttatggtGGTAGGAATAAACACTGCATTTAGTAGCAGAAAAAGAAGGGATTCAGTTCGCGCTACATGGATGCCACAAG GTGAAAAAAGAAGGAAGCTGGAAGAAGAGAAAGGAATAATCATTCGCTTCGTCATTGGTCATAG TGCCACATTAGGGGGCATATTAGACAAAGCTATTGAAGCTGAGGACAAAAAGCACGGTGATTTCTTGCGTCTg GATCATATTGAGGGTTATCTTGAATTGTCCTCCAAGACGAAGACTTACTTTGCTACAGCTGTTAACTTATGGGATGCTGAGTATTACATCAAggttgatgatgatgttcatgTCAATATAG CTACACTGGCGGAAACATTAGTAAGGCACAGTAAAAAACCACGTATATATATCGGGTGCATGAAATCTGGTCCTGTCCTCTCCAGGAA AGGTGTAAGGTATCATGAACCGGAATATTGGAAATTCGGAGACAAGTATTTTCGTCATGCTACTGGACAAATATATGCCATTTCGAAAGACTTAGCAACTTACATATCAGCAAACCA GCATGTACTTCATAAGTATACAAACGAAGATGTGTCACTGGGGGCTTGGTTTATTGGACTCGATGTGCAGCATATCGATGATCGTAGACTGTGTTGTGGAACCCCACCTG ATTGTGAATGGAAGGCACAGGCAGGCAACGTTTGTGTTGCCTCTTTCGACTGGACCTGCAGTGGAATATGCAGGTCTGTCGATAGGATGAAGGAGGTCCATCGCCATTGTGGCGAAGGAGAGAATGCACTATGGAAAGCTGCATTCTGA
- the LOC107006871 gene encoding transcription factor MYB101-like, translating into MAPSGGGVNKNNGGCTRQVLKKGPWTTTEDAILMEYVKKHGEGNWNAVQRNSGLMRCGKSCRLRWANHLRPHLKKGAFSLEEERLIVELHAKLGNKWARMAAQLPGRTDNEIKNYWNTRLKRRQRAGLPIYPQDIQPQNYQQDQNQQHSTNIPSPFDNHQNSNYNNNSPLSLLDIFNPSTMKPSRNIIPHQYQFNNNPSSPFLTNTNNINNQVKFFRDPRVSLSLTLASSMKNSQLSSMVAPVPNNFSQRYSSSMPVPPLQHTYPNFTTTTRPYTAISSNPNGLILGMGIEHRSIQSSVPRTTSTSSDHADNNYAINHGLSRGNSGLLEDLLEESHTLTRGEKIEENCPIESEDNNKGKLVWEEYGLTEEAADAILTEESTYNFSHKHSEDSSSPNSSSGITTKEASLENIGNQVDDDIMRFLDNFPLGVPVPDWCDDQQNTSNGQSFECDQIQLSSKSSS; encoded by the exons ATGGCTCCAAGTGGAGGAGGAGTGAATAAAAACAATGGAGGATGTACGAGACAAGTACTAAAAAAAGGTCCATGGACAACAACTGAAGACGCGATTTTGATGGAGTATGTGAAGAAACACGGAGAAGGGAATTGGAACGCGGTTCAAAGGAATTCAGGGTTAATGAGATGTGGAAAGAGTTGTAGGTTAAGATGGGCAAATCATTTGAGGCCTCATCTAAAAAAAGGTGCATTTTCTTTAGAGGAAGAAAGGCTTATTGTGGAACTTCATGCAAAACTTGGAAACAAATGGGCTCGTATGGCTGCTCAG CTTCCAGGTAGAACGGATAATGAAATCAAGAATTATTGGAATACGAGGCTAAAGAGAAGACAAAGAGCCGGATTACCAATATACCCTCAAGACATACAACCACAAAATTACCAACAAGACCAAAATCAACAACATAGTACTAATATCCCTTCACCATTTGATAATCATCAAAACTCCAATTACAACAATAATTCCCCTCTTTCCCTTTTAGATATCTTCAATCCTTCAACAATGAAACCTAGTAGAAACATCATTCCACATCAATACCAATTCAATAATAACCCTAGTTCTCCATTTCTCACAAACACAAATAACATCAACAACCAAGTCAAGTTTTTTCGCGACCCTCGTGTTAGTCTGTCTCTAACATTAGCATCATCGATGAAGAATTCACAACTTTCTTCGATGGTAGCACCCGTACCTAATAATTTTAGTCAACGTTATTCTAGTTCTATGCCGGTTCCACCACTTCAACATACCTATCCAAATTTTACCACAACTACTAGACCTTATACCGCGATTTCCTCAAACCCTAATGGTTTGATCTTAG GTATGGGCATAGAGCATCGTTCAATCCAATCGTCTGTGCCTAGGACTACTAGTACATCAAGTGATCATGCTGATAATAATTACGCGATTAATCATGGATTATCGCGAGGAAATAGTGGATTATTAGAAGATTTATTGGAGGAATCTCATACTTTAACAAGAGGTGAAAAAATTGAGGAAAATTGTCCAATTGAAAGCGAAGATAATAATAAAGGGAAATTAGTTTGGGAAGAATATGGATTAACAGAAGAAGCAGCAGATGCAATTTTAACGGAAGaatcaacatataatttttctcataaacattCTGAAGATTCAAGCTCTCCCAATTCATCCTCAG ggataACAACAAAGGAAGCTTCATTGGAGAATATAGGTAATCAAGTAGATGATGATATTATGAGATTTCTTGATAATTTTCCACTTGGTGTACCTGTTCCTGACTGGTGTGATGATCAACAAAATACATCAAATGGTCAATCTTTTGAATGTGACCAAATTCAATTGTCCTCAAAATCAAGTTCATGA
- the LOC107005194 gene encoding recQ-mediated genome instability protein 1-like, with product MGRRRHQIICSSDEEDDGDDEPQQFAGGNEENENPNNIEMEILESSTNFQSVTLNSPIQNPTPDHEPNVDVYEVIRASDCGIGRVLEGLGLRLQREWLESCVGGLEGSVVGEFSGLDDTTKAKLCFEQFLYSDMNFCGAGMLPRDVHKLHLVDLKGPFVLQVDEIVNISCPLRDRYQKVAAGIKRCLKLSMTDGIQRVFGMEYRPIKDLDVLAPSGLKVAICNVHVRHGILMLVPEVIEVLGGMVEELEEARKRLVNEINKPPRGKRTRSGVVPPLATRATAAAWPREGVTVPEHSDTSSRQNMHFQVHERGTSGIATTATEEIHPVTSGLPSSTTFTTPVYRREAQSNFPSTPAVSVPFNRNAEPTFSSDAASHAEDIHMADMTTEGIDVPIRREHNDPVLSSSSSMEVEELLSDVRSDPATPASSRSRESLCVSSGSFHNEDVTSDTLSAAAIDVDQIDLVDELDHPYILSGAKENPFTYLASLSAKQAGVNGSASTVTGKIKCFLTGVKGFQYKQSSKYELRVYVDDGSLISEILIDHALVQEKIGFSPAEVNAALSSSDGKRVSDTKETLKCFQKFLINFEGTMLVHLNEESPIPVATEMNQGCSASDAWLLLKRLKPSTSPRQHHLHHSETINLSP from the exons ATGGGCAGAAGACGCCACCAAATCATCTGTTCCTCCGACGAAGAAGACGACGGCGACGACGAACCTCAGCAATTCGCCGGCGgcaatgaagaaaatgaaaatccTAACAACATAGAAATGGAAATTCTAGAATCGTCTACTAACTTCCAATCAGTTACCCTAAATTCTCCCATCCAGAACCCTACACCTGATCATGAGCCAAACGTCGACGTTTATGAAGTTATACGAGCTTCGGATTGTGGTATTGGTCGGGTATTGGAAGGATTAGGGCTAAGATTGCAGAGGGAATGGTTAGAATCATGTGTTGGAGGACTTGAAGGATCAGTAGTAGGAGAGTTTTCTGGATTGGATGATACGACCAAGGCGAAACTTTGTTTCGAGCAGTTTTTGTACTCGGATATGAATTTTTGTGGTGCAGGAATGCTTCCAAGGGACGTTCACAAGCTGCATTTGGTTGATCTTAAAGGGCCCTTTGTTCTTCAG GTAGATGAGATTGTGAATATCAGTTGTCCTCTTCGAGATAGGTATCAGAAAGTAGCTGCTGGAATAAAGAGGTGTCTGAAATTGTCCATGACTGATGGCATTCAGCGAGTGTTTGGGATGGAGTACAGGCCTATAAAAGATCTCGATGTTCTAGCTCCTTCTGGACTGAAG GTTGCTATCTGTAATGTTCATGTTAGGCATGGAATTCTGATGTTGGTCCCTGAAGTTATTGAAGTTCTGGGTGGGATGGTGGAAGAGTTAGAAGAAGCAAGGAAGCGGCTagttaatgaaataaataagccACCAAGGGGGAAAAG AACAAGGTCTGGTGTGGTTCCTCCTTTGGCAACTAGAGCTACTGCTGCTGCATGGCCACGAGAAGGTGTTACTGTTCCAGAGCACTCTGATACTTCCTCaagacaaaatatgcattttcaGGTTCATGAACGAG GAACATCTGGCATTGCTACTACTGCAACTGAAGAAATTCATCCCGTTACATCTGGGCTACCATCTTCTACGACATTCACCACTCCTGTTTATAGAAGAGAGGCTCAATCTAATTTCCCATCTACTCCAGCTGTTTCTGTCCCATTCAATAGGAACGCTGAACCTACCTTTTCATCTGATGCAGCTAGTCATGCAGAGGATATCCATATGGCTGAC ATGACCACTGAAGGCATTGATGTTCCAATTAGAAGGGAACATAATGACCCTGtcctttcatcttcttcttccatgGAAGTGGAGGAACTTTTGTCAGATGTTAGAAGTGACCCTGCCACACCTGCCAGTAGCAGGAGCAGGGAAAGCCTTTGTGTGTCTAGCGGTAGTTTCCATAATGAAGATGTAACATCAGATACATTGTCTGCTGCAGCAATTGACGTTGATCAAATTGATTTGGTTGATGAATTGGACCATCCATATATACTTTCTGGAGCGAAGGAAAACCCTTTCACTTACTTAGCTAGTCTGTCAGCTAAGCAGGCTGGTGTGAATGGCAGTGCTTCCACTGTTACAGGAAAAATTAAG TGCTTTCTTACTGGTGTGAAGGGCTTTCAGTATAAACAGAGTAGTAAATACGAGCTTCgggtttatgttgatgatggCAGCCTAATCTCTGAGATCCTTATAGATCATGCT CTTGTGCAGGAAAAAATAGGCTTTTCTCCTGCAGAGGTAAATGCTGCTCTTAGTTCTTCAGATGGCAAACGAGTCAGTGACACGAAGGAGACTCTGAAATGTTTCCAGAAATTCTTGATTAATTTTGAG GGAACAATGCTTGTTCATTTGAATGAAGAATCTCCAATTCCAGTTGCTACTGAAATGAACCAGGGGTGCTCTGCCTCTGATGCATGGTTGCTTCTCAAAAGACTTAAACCTTCTACTTCTCCGCGACAACATCATCTTCATCACTCAGAAACCATCAATTTATCCCCTTGA